One segment of Curtobacterium sp. MR_MD2014 DNA contains the following:
- a CDS encoding response regulator transcription factor codes for MSAIRVAVVDDQHLFASGMRMLVEAQDDMVCVGTAADGAAALELCADEDPDVLLLDLRMPVLNGIETTARLAAQGGDRPRVVVLTTIRRDEAVLAALRAGAAAFLTKDALPDVVLGTIRDVHEGRPAPTEAEALDLLRADGTLVETPRPDEVLDVLTAREREVFLLVAKGLSNQEIAATVFLSEATVKTHVRAVLTKLGLRNRIQVVITAHERGLVRA; via the coding sequence GTGAGCGCGATCCGCGTCGCCGTGGTCGACGACCAGCACCTCTTCGCCTCCGGCATGCGGATGCTCGTCGAAGCCCAGGACGACATGGTCTGCGTCGGCACCGCTGCCGACGGCGCCGCGGCGCTCGAGCTCTGCGCCGACGAGGACCCCGACGTCCTGCTCCTGGACCTCCGCATGCCGGTGCTGAACGGCATCGAGACCACCGCACGCCTGGCCGCGCAGGGCGGAGACCGCCCGAGGGTCGTGGTGTTGACGACGATCCGCCGCGACGAGGCCGTGCTCGCCGCCCTCCGTGCGGGAGCGGCGGCGTTCCTGACGAAGGACGCCCTGCCCGATGTGGTGCTCGGCACGATCCGCGACGTCCACGAGGGGCGTCCGGCGCCGACCGAGGCCGAGGCGCTCGACCTGCTCCGCGCCGACGGGACCCTCGTCGAGACCCCGCGCCCGGACGAGGTGCTCGACGTCCTCACCGCCCGGGAGCGCGAGGTCTTCCTGCTCGTCGCGAAGGGGCTCAGCAACCAGGAGATCGCGGCGACCGTGTTCCTCAGCGAGGCCACGGTCAAGACGCACGTCCGCGCGGTGCTCACGAAGCTCGGACTCCGGAACCGGATCCAGGTCGTCATCACCGCACACGAACGCGGACTCGTCCGCGCCTAG
- a CDS encoding MazG family protein, with product MTAVTDLVEVVDRLLAPEGGCVWNRAQTHASLARYAVEESYELVDAIDSGDDDDLREELGDVLYQVVLHAGLAAAQGRFDLEDVAAGARDKMVRRHPHVFGAERADTEAEVVRVWRAAKSAEKASRTSVLDGVPRAMPPLERAVKLLERLEERGDAATVVAAAVRASGREIGKTHGSADVGTVRSAGANAVDERWGARMLAEVAAAREAGVDVVASLRAAVTRLEAEARVGE from the coding sequence ATGACCGCCGTCACGGACCTCGTCGAAGTCGTCGACCGCCTGCTCGCCCCCGAGGGTGGTTGCGTGTGGAACCGTGCACAGACCCACGCATCGCTCGCGCGGTACGCCGTGGAGGAGTCGTACGAACTCGTCGACGCCATCGACTCCGGCGACGACGACGACCTCCGCGAGGAACTCGGCGACGTGCTCTACCAGGTCGTGTTGCACGCCGGACTGGCTGCAGCGCAGGGCCGGTTCGACCTCGAGGACGTCGCCGCCGGTGCTCGCGACAAGATGGTCCGTCGGCACCCGCACGTGTTCGGTGCCGAACGGGCGGACACGGAGGCGGAGGTCGTCCGGGTGTGGCGGGCGGCGAAGTCGGCCGAGAAGGCGTCGCGCACGAGCGTCCTCGACGGGGTCCCGAGGGCGATGCCGCCGCTGGAGCGAGCCGTGAAGCTGCTCGAACGCCTGGAGGAGCGTGGCGACGCCGCCACGGTCGTCGCCGCCGCCGTGCGCGCATCGGGGCGGGAGATCGGGAAGACGCACGGGTCGGCGGACGTGGGCACGGTCCGGTCGGCGGGTGCGAACGCTGTGGACGAGCGGTGGGGCGCGCGCATGCTCGCCGAGGTCGCCGCGGCGCGGGAGGCGGGCGTCGACGTGGTCGCGAGCCTGCGCGCTGCGGTGACCCGGCTGGAAGCCGAGGCGCGCGTCGGGGAGTGA
- the nhaA gene encoding Na+/H+ antiporter NhaA, producing the protein MSALVRSPRFSAIALLAAAVLGLLVANSPLGPGLERALDAHSPWGAVGLDLSVSHWISDGLLAVFFLLVAIELKQELLDGELSNPKTAVIPAIAAVGGVLVPAGIFLLVTSGTPYQHGWPIPTATDIAFALGVLAMFGRGLPSTLRVFLLALAVLDDLIAIVIIAVVFAHGTDFLALGGAVVALAVFAVLGRLLRPGRTGRVSIIAAMVLVGLVTWWLVYHSGVHATIAGVALGLVLPRRPGHTLHENVEPWSNAVVLPVFAFASAAVVIPSVGIGELSPTFWAVVLALPVGKVIGITLFGAVATRIFRAPGRSTLSFWSIVTVGVLGGIGFTVSLLMNELAFARNEEILDEGVLAVLVGSGIAILASAVVVSLRARRYRARRELSEAEATE; encoded by the coding sequence ATGTCGGCACTCGTCCGCTCCCCCCGTTTCAGCGCGATCGCGCTCCTTGCCGCCGCCGTGCTCGGCCTCCTCGTGGCGAACTCGCCGCTCGGACCGGGCCTCGAACGAGCCCTCGACGCGCACTCGCCGTGGGGAGCGGTCGGTCTCGACCTGTCCGTGTCGCACTGGATCAGCGACGGCCTGCTCGCGGTCTTCTTCCTGCTGGTCGCGATCGAGTTGAAGCAGGAGCTGCTCGACGGGGAACTCTCGAACCCGAAGACGGCCGTCATCCCGGCGATCGCCGCGGTCGGCGGCGTGCTCGTGCCGGCCGGGATCTTCCTCCTGGTGACCTCGGGCACGCCCTACCAGCACGGGTGGCCCATCCCGACCGCGACGGACATCGCGTTCGCGCTCGGGGTCCTGGCGATGTTCGGTCGAGGGCTGCCCTCCACGCTCCGCGTCTTCCTGCTCGCGCTCGCGGTGCTCGACGACCTCATCGCGATCGTCATCATCGCCGTCGTCTTCGCGCACGGCACCGACTTCCTCGCGCTCGGCGGTGCGGTCGTCGCCCTCGCCGTCTTCGCGGTGCTCGGTCGGCTGCTGCGTCCGGGCCGCACCGGCCGCGTGTCGATCATCGCCGCGATGGTGCTGGTCGGCCTCGTGACGTGGTGGCTCGTGTACCACTCGGGAGTGCACGCGACCATCGCCGGCGTCGCGCTCGGTCTCGTCCTGCCCCGCCGTCCGGGACACACGCTGCACGAGAACGTCGAGCCGTGGTCGAACGCCGTCGTCCTGCCGGTGTTCGCCTTCGCCTCGGCGGCGGTCGTGATCCCGAGCGTCGGCATCGGCGAGCTCTCCCCCACGTTCTGGGCCGTCGTCCTCGCGCTCCCGGTCGGCAAGGTCATCGGCATCACGCTGTTCGGTGCCGTCGCGACGCGCATCTTCCGCGCCCCCGGTCGATCGACGCTCTCGTTCTGGTCGATCGTGACGGTCGGCGTGCTCGGCGGGATCGGCTTCACGGTCTCGCTGCTCATGAACGAGCTGGCGTTCGCCCGGAACGAGGAGATCCTCGACGAGGGCGTCCTCGCCGTGCTCGTCGGGTCCGGCATCGCGATCCTCGCGTCCGCCGTCGTCGTCAGCCTGCGCGCCCGCCGCTACCGCGCGCGACGCGAGCTCTCCGAGGCCGAGGCCACCGAGTAA
- the hisS gene encoding histidine--tRNA ligase, with translation MATTVTAPRGMRDFLPADKARREHVLGVVRDVYARHGFDEIETPVVEDAARLHSGLGGDNEKLAFAVMRRGLTTEDLQKADAPLDLADLGLRFDLTVPLARFYASHRAELPSVFRAVQIAPVWRAERPQKGRYRQFVQCDIDILGEPGQLAEIELIRATTAALDALGIADTTIRINDRRILLALLASWGITEPDAADRALITVDKLDKIGADGVAAELRATIGADLPGLEDTIRALEAADWASVEGSPWLDAEAFADLLRLRRALPGVDLRFDPTLVRGMGYYTGTIFEVAHPDFGYSLGGGGRYDGMIGRFLGQDVPAVGFSLGFERLVDLVTLPESAESDAVVLLYDKDVDPVRLAALKTEALASHRRVRLERRPKNTKNLLASLAEQGFAAFAGVRADTETLEGVEFRPLA, from the coding sequence ATGGCGACGACCGTGACGGCTCCCCGTGGCATGCGTGACTTCCTCCCGGCGGACAAGGCCCGTCGCGAGCACGTCCTCGGGGTGGTTCGGGACGTGTACGCGCGACACGGGTTCGACGAGATCGAGACCCCGGTCGTCGAGGACGCCGCACGCCTGCACTCGGGGCTGGGCGGCGACAACGAGAAGCTCGCGTTCGCGGTGATGCGCCGAGGGCTCACCACCGAGGACCTCCAGAAGGCGGATGCGCCGCTCGACCTCGCGGACCTCGGGCTCCGCTTCGACCTGACGGTCCCGCTCGCCCGCTTCTACGCCTCGCACCGCGCCGAGCTGCCCTCGGTGTTCCGTGCCGTGCAGATCGCACCCGTGTGGCGTGCCGAGCGTCCGCAGAAGGGGCGCTACCGGCAGTTCGTCCAGTGCGACATCGACATCCTCGGCGAGCCGGGGCAGCTCGCGGAGATCGAGCTCATCCGCGCGACCACCGCCGCGCTCGACGCGCTCGGCATCGCGGACACCACCATCCGCATCAACGACCGACGCATCCTGCTCGCGCTGCTCGCCTCGTGGGGGATCACCGAACCGGACGCCGCGGACCGGGCGCTGATCACGGTCGACAAGCTCGACAAGATCGGTGCGGACGGTGTGGCCGCCGAGCTCCGCGCGACGATCGGCGCCGACCTGCCGGGCCTCGAGGACACGATCCGTGCGCTCGAGGCCGCGGACTGGGCATCCGTCGAGGGGTCGCCGTGGCTCGATGCCGAGGCGTTCGCGGACCTGCTCCGCCTCCGCCGGGCCCTGCCGGGCGTGGACCTGCGCTTCGACCCGACACTCGTGCGCGGCATGGGCTACTACACGGGCACGATCTTCGAGGTCGCCCACCCCGACTTCGGCTACAGCCTCGGCGGCGGCGGTCGCTACGACGGCATGATCGGACGCTTCCTCGGGCAGGACGTGCCCGCGGTCGGGTTCTCGCTCGGGTTCGAGCGGCTCGTCGACCTCGTCACGCTGCCGGAGTCGGCCGAGTCGGACGCCGTCGTGCTCCTGTACGACAAGGACGTCGACCCGGTCCGCCTCGCGGCGCTCAAGACCGAGGCCCTCGCGTCGCACCGTCGCGTCCGGCTCGAGCGGCGGCCGAAGAACACCAAGAACCTGCTCGCGAGCCTCGCCGAGCAGGGCTTCGCGGCCTTCGCCGGTGTGCGGGCCGACACCGAGACCCTGGAAGGTGTCGAGTTCCGCCCGCTGGCGTGA
- the mfd gene encoding transcription-repair coupling factor: protein MTISGIIPALSRASAFDRVLRAAGRDADFSVVDGLRVPLLGALLAERNGPQCLFVVTATGREAEAVRGAFTCTVPDAEVLEFPAWETLPHERLSPSAQTVGTRIATLRKLAAWQDADPADRRTIVVVASVRAALQPIAGNLTSLAPVALATGSRGNDLAAIASQLVDLAYARVDLVTRRGEFAVRGGILDVFPPGADHPVRVDFFGDEIEAIKAFSVADQRTTDDDLGSVELTASRELLLSDDVRQRAREMLHEFPNLSQMLAKIAEGIPVEGMESLAPALVQDLVPITTYLPETATIAVLSPERVAGRAHSLAETNTEFLQAAWSAAVAGAQAPIDLDAGNFLSVQQLKNTRGQRTWWTVTPFDSGLDEGDRERVLTDAEAAAEAGEYIRVRAESIPSFAGSADGAVEHVKQLVDDGWGVVVTAQGKGLVERAVQVLADAGVAARAEDLTAPPEPGVAIVTTATVEAGFATPDPRIAVLSEAEFYGRSVQQGARTVKKLAARRKNVVDPLQLKPGDVVVHNTHGIGKFVELVSREVSSGGRNAVKTQREYLVLEYAPSKRNYPGDKLFVPTDQLDQLSRYVGGENPTLSKMGGSDWSAAKSKARKAVRDIAVDLVKLYSARMASKGHAFGPDTPWQRELEEAFPFAETADQLTTIDEIKRDMESPIPMDRLLSGDVGYGKTEVAIRAAFKAVQDGKQVAVLVPTTLLVRQHMETFQERFAGFPVHLRALSRFQTEKESKETIAGLADGTVDIVIGTHRILSQNIAFKDVGLVIIDEEQRFGVEHKDQLKKLKTNVDVLAMSATPIPRSLEMAVTGIREMSTLATPPEDRHPILTFVGPQSDLQVAAAIRRELLREGQVFYVHNRVKDIQSVASHLAEIIPEARIQVAHGQMSEGTLEQVMVDFWERKFDVLVSTTIVETGLDIANANTLIIDKADKYGLSQLHQLRGRVGRGRERGYAYFLYDADKPLSETAQDRLETIAANNELGAGMQVAMKDLEIRGAGNLLGGEQSGHIAGVGFDLYLRMIGEAVSQFRGDVAEGQTELRLEIPVDAHIPEDYVESERLRLEAYQKLSAASAPAAQPEAIDMVLDELTDRYGQPPQPVLTLVEVSRLRRMAQQVGLSDVVVMGSNLRIAGKELADSAQVRLKRMFPGARWFPQQDAASIPLPKPHGETLPDDGLIEWVESILTAVYGASKAPAEAPAS from the coding sequence GTGACGATCTCGGGCATCATCCCTGCGCTCTCGCGCGCCTCCGCGTTCGATCGCGTCCTCCGCGCTGCCGGGCGTGACGCGGACTTCTCCGTCGTCGACGGCCTGCGGGTCCCGTTGCTCGGCGCGCTGCTCGCCGAGCGCAACGGTCCCCAGTGCCTCTTCGTCGTCACCGCCACCGGGCGCGAGGCCGAGGCGGTGCGCGGCGCCTTCACGTGCACGGTCCCCGACGCCGAGGTCCTCGAGTTCCCCGCGTGGGAGACCCTGCCGCACGAGCGCCTCAGCCCGAGCGCCCAGACGGTCGGCACCCGCATCGCGACGCTCCGCAAGCTCGCCGCGTGGCAGGACGCCGATCCGGCCGACCGCCGCACGATCGTCGTGGTCGCGAGCGTCCGCGCCGCACTGCAGCCCATCGCGGGCAACCTGACGTCGCTCGCCCCGGTCGCACTCGCGACGGGTTCACGCGGCAACGACCTCGCGGCCATCGCGTCGCAGCTCGTCGACCTGGCCTACGCCCGGGTCGACCTCGTCACCCGCCGCGGCGAGTTCGCGGTGCGCGGTGGCATCCTCGACGTCTTCCCGCCCGGTGCCGACCACCCGGTGCGCGTCGACTTCTTCGGCGACGAGATCGAGGCGATCAAGGCGTTCTCGGTCGCCGACCAGCGCACCACCGACGACGACCTCGGCTCGGTCGAGCTCACCGCCTCGCGCGAGCTCCTGCTCAGCGACGACGTGCGCCAGCGGGCACGCGAGATGCTGCACGAGTTCCCGAACCTGTCGCAGATGCTCGCGAAGATCGCCGAGGGGATCCCGGTCGAGGGCATGGAGTCCCTCGCGCCGGCCCTCGTGCAGGACCTCGTGCCGATCACCACCTACCTGCCCGAGACCGCCACGATCGCGGTCCTCTCGCCCGAGCGGGTCGCCGGTCGCGCGCACAGCCTGGCCGAGACGAACACCGAGTTCCTGCAGGCCGCGTGGAGCGCCGCGGTCGCGGGCGCACAGGCACCCATCGACCTCGACGCGGGCAACTTCCTGTCCGTGCAGCAGCTCAAGAACACCCGCGGCCAGCGCACCTGGTGGACGGTCACGCCGTTCGACTCGGGGCTCGACGAGGGTGACCGCGAGCGCGTGCTCACCGACGCCGAGGCCGCTGCCGAGGCCGGTGAGTACATCCGCGTCCGAGCGGAGTCGATCCCGAGCTTCGCGGGCAGCGCGGACGGGGCCGTCGAGCACGTCAAGCAGCTCGTCGACGACGGGTGGGGCGTCGTCGTGACGGCGCAGGGCAAGGGGCTCGTCGAGCGCGCGGTGCAGGTGCTCGCGGACGCGGGTGTCGCGGCTCGTGCCGAGGACCTCACCGCGCCGCCCGAGCCGGGTGTCGCGATCGTCACCACCGCCACCGTCGAGGCCGGCTTCGCGACCCCCGACCCGCGGATCGCCGTCCTGAGCGAAGCCGAGTTCTACGGCCGCAGCGTCCAGCAGGGCGCCCGCACCGTCAAGAAGCTCGCCGCCCGCCGCAAGAACGTCGTCGACCCGCTGCAGCTGAAGCCGGGCGACGTCGTCGTGCACAACACCCACGGCATCGGCAAGTTCGTCGAGCTCGTCTCGCGCGAGGTCAGCTCCGGCGGTCGCAACGCCGTGAAGACGCAGCGTGAGTACCTCGTGCTCGAGTACGCCCCGTCGAAGCGGAACTACCCGGGCGACAAGCTCTTCGTCCCGACCGACCAGCTCGACCAGCTCTCCCGGTACGTCGGCGGCGAGAACCCCACCCTGTCCAAGATGGGCGGCTCGGACTGGTCCGCAGCGAAGTCGAAGGCGCGCAAGGCCGTCCGCGACATCGCCGTCGACCTCGTGAAGCTGTACTCGGCACGCATGGCCTCGAAGGGGCACGCGTTCGGCCCGGACACCCCGTGGCAGCGTGAGCTGGAGGAGGCCTTCCCGTTCGCCGAGACCGCCGACCAGCTCACCACCATCGACGAGATCAAGCGCGACATGGAGAGCCCGATCCCGATGGACCGCCTGCTCTCCGGCGACGTCGGCTACGGCAAGACCGAGGTCGCGATCCGCGCGGCGTTCAAGGCCGTGCAGGACGGCAAGCAGGTCGCCGTGCTCGTCCCGACGACGCTGTTGGTGCGTCAGCACATGGAGACGTTCCAGGAGCGCTTCGCGGGCTTCCCCGTGCACCTCCGCGCACTCAGTCGCTTCCAGACCGAGAAGGAGTCGAAGGAGACGATCGCCGGCCTCGCCGACGGCACCGTCGACATCGTGATCGGCACACACCGCATCCTGTCGCAGAACATCGCGTTCAAGGACGTGGGGCTCGTCATCATCGACGAGGAGCAGCGGTTCGGCGTCGAGCACAAGGACCAGCTCAAGAAGCTCAAGACCAACGTCGACGTGCTCGCGATGTCCGCGACCCCGATCCCGCGGTCGCTCGAGATGGCCGTCACCGGCATCCGGGAGATGTCGACGCTCGCGACCCCGCCGGAGGACCGCCACCCCATCCTGACCTTCGTCGGGCCGCAGTCCGACCTGCAGGTCGCCGCCGCGATCCGCCGCGAGCTCCTGCGCGAGGGCCAGGTCTTCTACGTGCACAACCGCGTGAAGGACATCCAGTCGGTGGCGTCGCACCTGGCCGAGATCATCCCCGAGGCCCGGATCCAGGTCGCCCACGGGCAGATGTCCGAGGGCACCCTCGAGCAGGTCATGGTCGACTTCTGGGAGCGCAAGTTCGACGTGCTCGTGTCGACGACCATCGTCGAGACGGGCCTGGACATCGCCAACGCGAACACGCTGATCATCGACAAGGCCGACAAGTACGGGCTGTCCCAGCTCCACCAGCTCCGAGGTCGCGTCGGCCGCGGGCGTGAGCGCGGGTACGCGTACTTCCTCTACGACGCCGACAAGCCGCTCTCCGAGACCGCGCAGGACCGTCTCGAGACCATCGCCGCGAACAACGAACTCGGCGCCGGTATGCAGGTGGCCATGAAGGACCTCGAGATCCGGGGTGCCGGCAACCTGCTCGGTGGTGAGCAGTCCGGGCACATCGCGGGGGTCGGGTTCGACCTCTACCTGCGGATGATCGGCGAGGCCGTGTCCCAGTTCCGGGGAGACGTCGCCGAGGGGCAGACCGAGCTCCGGCTCGAGATCCCGGTCGACGCGCACATCCCCGAGGACTACGTCGAGTCCGAGCGGCTCCGGCTCGAGGCGTACCAGAAGCTGTCGGCCGCATCGGCTCCGGCTGCGCAGCCCGAGGCGATCGACATGGTGCTCGACGAGCTCACCGACCGCTACGGCCAGCCGCCGCAGCCGGTGCTCACCCTGGTCGAGGTGTCGCGCCTGCGGCGCATGGCGCAGCAGGTCGGCCTGTCCGACGTCGTCGTGATGGGGTCGAACCTGCGGATCGCGGGCAAGGAGCTCGCCGACTCGGCCCAGGTCCGGCTGAAGCGCATGTTCCCCGGCGCGCGCTGGTTCCCGCAGCAGGACGCCGCGAGCATCCCGCTGCCGAAGCCGCACGGCGAGACGCTGCCCGACGACGGGCTCATCGAGTGGGTGGAGAGCATCCTGACGGCCGTCTACGGCGCGTCCAAGGCCCCCGCGGAGGCGCCCGCCTCCTGA
- a CDS encoding FtsB family cell division protein — protein sequence MPSQKPRVRRIPVAVPESGAHEQPWYRSIRFSGFSLLMLAIIVLFVVVLAPSLRTLIQQQEQIAQQQREVAAQKADVAQKKQDVARWDDPAYIEAQARDRLLYVYPGEESYLVMGAEQAKGSDRAETDSGSPVSSTVQTPKVDWVQAMLSSVLQSGLTEKTTEQLVAPDVSGTGDPTGAATSDSK from the coding sequence GTGCCCAGCCAGAAGCCCCGCGTCCGCCGCATCCCCGTGGCCGTGCCGGAGTCCGGTGCGCACGAGCAGCCCTGGTACCGGTCCATCCGGTTCTCCGGCTTCAGCCTCCTCATGCTCGCGATCATCGTGCTGTTCGTCGTCGTGCTCGCCCCCTCGCTGCGGACGCTCATCCAGCAGCAGGAGCAGATCGCGCAGCAGCAGCGCGAGGTCGCAGCGCAGAAGGCCGACGTCGCGCAGAAGAAGCAGGACGTCGCGCGGTGGGACGACCCGGCCTACATCGAGGCCCAGGCCCGCGACCGGCTGCTCTACGTGTACCCGGGCGAGGAGAGCTACCTCGTCATGGGTGCGGAGCAGGCGAAGGGGTCGGACAGGGCCGAGACCGACTCCGGCAGCCCGGTCAGCTCGACGGTGCAGACGCCGAAGGTCGACTGGGTGCAGGCGATGCTCTCCAGCGTGCTGCAGTCCGGACTGACCGAGAAGACCACCGAGCAGCTCGTGGCGCCCGACGTCTCCGGCACCGGAGACCCGACCGGCGCCGCGACGAGCGACAGCAAGTAG
- the eno gene encoding phosphopyruvate hydratase — translation MAQIDAVGAREVLDSRGNPTVEVEVLLDDGVVSRALVPSGASTGAFEAYELRDGDANRYGGKGVLKAVDAVLDEIGPALEGFDATDQRLVDAALIELDGTENKSRLGANAILGASLAVARAAADSADLPLFRYLGGPNAHTLPVPLMNVVNGGAHADTNVDIQEFFLVPYGAESFSEALRWGVETYHALKGELKKQGLATGLGDEGGFAPELASNRAALDFLLAAIEKAGFTPGKDIALGLDVAATEFFHDGKYAFEGKQLSSEEFTGYFSDLVANYPLVTIEDALAEDDWEGWKHLTAELGSKLQLVGDDLYVTNPKRLQRGIDEQAGNSILVKVNQIGTLTETLDAVSLAHRHGMTAILSHRSGETEDTTIADIAVAVDGGQIKTGAPARSDRVAKYNQLLRIEEELGDAAVYAGRTAFPRAAAL, via the coding sequence GTGGCCCAGATCGATGCCGTAGGCGCACGCGAAGTCCTCGATTCCCGAGGCAACCCGACGGTCGAGGTCGAGGTCCTCCTCGACGACGGCGTGGTCTCGCGCGCGCTCGTCCCGTCCGGTGCCTCCACCGGTGCGTTCGAGGCGTACGAACTCCGCGACGGCGACGCGAACCGCTACGGCGGCAAGGGCGTCCTGAAGGCCGTCGACGCCGTCCTCGACGAGATCGGCCCGGCGCTCGAGGGCTTCGACGCCACCGACCAGCGTCTCGTCGACGCCGCGCTCATCGAGCTCGACGGCACCGAGAACAAGTCCCGCCTGGGCGCCAACGCGATCCTCGGCGCCTCGCTCGCCGTCGCCCGTGCCGCCGCCGACTCGGCCGACCTGCCGCTGTTCCGCTACCTCGGTGGCCCGAACGCGCACACGCTGCCCGTCCCGCTCATGAACGTCGTCAACGGTGGCGCGCACGCCGACACCAACGTCGACATCCAGGAGTTCTTCCTCGTGCCCTACGGCGCCGAGAGCTTCTCGGAGGCCCTGCGTTGGGGCGTCGAGACCTACCACGCCCTCAAGGGCGAGCTGAAGAAGCAGGGTCTCGCGACCGGCCTCGGCGACGAGGGCGGCTTCGCCCCCGAGCTCGCCTCGAACCGTGCTGCGCTCGACTTCCTGCTCGCCGCGATCGAGAAGGCCGGCTTCACCCCGGGCAAGGACATCGCGCTCGGCCTCGACGTCGCCGCGACCGAGTTCTTCCACGACGGCAAGTACGCGTTCGAGGGCAAGCAGCTCTCGAGCGAGGAGTTCACCGGGTACTTCTCGGACCTCGTCGCGAACTACCCGCTCGTCACCATCGAGGACGCCCTGGCCGAGGACGACTGGGAGGGCTGGAAGCACCTCACCGCCGAGCTCGGCTCGAAGCTGCAGCTCGTCGGCGACGACCTGTACGTCACGAACCCGAAGCGTCTGCAGCGGGGCATCGACGAGCAGGCCGGCAACTCGATCCTGGTCAAGGTGAACCAGATCGGCACGCTGACCGAGACCCTCGACGCCGTCTCCCTGGCGCACCGCCACGGCATGACCGCGATCCTGTCGCACCGCTCGGGCGAGACCGAGGACACCACCATCGCCGACATCGCGGTGGCCGTCGACGGAGGCCAGATCAAGACCGGTGCCCCGGCCCGCTCGGACCGCGTCGCGAAGTACAACCAGCTGCTCCGCATCGAGGAGGAACTGGGCGACGCCGCGGTCTACGCCGGCCGCACCGCGTTCCCCCGCGCCGCTGCGCTCTAG
- the pth gene encoding aminoacyl-tRNA hydrolase: MTGTTLVVVGLGNPGPGYAGNRHNVGQMVLDELAARMGATFKKHKTPNQVAEGRLVPGGPKLVLAKPGSFMNTSGGPVSSVLGFYSATPADLVVVHDELDLPFDTVRLKGSGGHGGHNGLRDIIKATGTNEFTRVRIGIGRPPGRQDPADYVLRDFSPTEKKTLPNLLADGADAVEAIAELGLLAAQQRVHAPS, encoded by the coding sequence ATGACAGGAACGACCCTCGTCGTGGTCGGGCTCGGGAACCCCGGGCCCGGCTACGCGGGGAACCGTCACAACGTCGGCCAGATGGTCCTCGACGAACTCGCCGCCCGCATGGGTGCGACGTTCAAGAAGCACAAGACGCCGAACCAGGTCGCCGAGGGGCGCCTGGTGCCCGGCGGACCGAAGCTCGTCCTGGCGAAGCCGGGATCCTTCATGAACACCTCGGGTGGCCCGGTCTCGAGCGTGCTCGGGTTCTACAGCGCCACCCCGGCGGACCTCGTCGTCGTCCACGACGAACTCGACCTGCCGTTCGACACCGTCCGTCTCAAGGGCAGCGGCGGGCACGGCGGCCACAACGGGCTCCGCGACATCATCAAGGCGACCGGCACGAACGAGTTCACCCGGGTGCGGATCGGCATCGGCCGTCCCCCGGGTCGCCAGGACCCCGCCGACTACGTCCTGCGTGACTTCTCGCCGACCGAGAAGAAGACGCTGCCGAACCTGCTCGCCGACGGCGCCGACGCCGTCGAGGCGATCGCGGAGCTCGGGCTCCTCGCCGCGCAGCAGCGCGTGCACGCGCCCTCCTGA
- a CDS encoding 50S ribosomal protein L25/general stress protein Ctc, with the protein MADYTKLAAETRTKFGKGAARKLRAADKIPAVVYGHGTEPQHITLPGHETMLLVRTANAVVDLDIEGAAQLALVKDVQRDPVRQIIEHIDLVVVRRGEKVTVDVPVVVEGESFSGTIHVQDLSSVSLLVEATDIPEHVTVDVEGLEDGTQVLASQLELPTGAELETDGEALVVQIVTPRGTADDDAADEAAAEAGAEAGAEGGSAPVDSE; encoded by the coding sequence ATGGCCGACTACACCAAGCTCGCAGCGGAGACCCGCACCAAGTTCGGCAAGGGCGCTGCGCGCAAGCTCCGCGCCGCCGACAAGATCCCCGCGGTCGTCTACGGCCACGGCACCGAGCCGCAGCACATCACCCTCCCGGGCCACGAGACGATGCTGCTCGTCCGTACCGCCAACGCGGTCGTCGACCTCGACATCGAGGGTGCGGCCCAGCTCGCCCTCGTCAAGGACGTCCAGCGCGACCCGGTGCGCCAGATCATCGAGCACATCGACCTCGTCGTCGTGCGCCGTGGCGAGAAGGTCACCGTCGACGTCCCCGTCGTCGTCGAGGGCGAGTCGTTCTCCGGCACGATCCACGTCCAGGACCTCTCCTCGGTCTCGCTCCTCGTCGAGGCGACCGACATCCCGGAGCACGTGACCGTCGACGTCGAGGGCCTCGAGGACGGCACCCAGGTGCTGGCCTCGCAGCTCGAGCTGCCGACCGGCGCCGAGCTCGAGACCGACGGCGAGGCGCTCGTCGTGCAGATCGTCACCCCGCGTGGCACCGCTGACGACGACGCTGCCGACGAGGCTGCTGCCGAGGCGGGCGCCGAGGCCGGTGCCGAGGGCGGCTCCGCCCCGGTCGACTCCGAGTAA